Proteins from a genomic interval of Neodiprion lecontei isolate iyNeoLeco1 chromosome 2, iyNeoLeco1.1, whole genome shotgun sequence:
- the LOC107225579 gene encoding conserved oligomeric Golgi complex subunit 6: MNTSNVSGGSSILIQRVDKLLESRLENDKDTLEALKELSTFFTDNTLNARRNLRSKIERRSLHINEDFLSAFREVKSALDGIYDDVVAMNSSVQTMTNQLQTTKTQTLQLIDQTTKLQNESKKLSMQQDVANTFIKNFQLTSSELAILHGPSREAPITNEFFAVADRVQEIHSNCRILMQSGYQTLALDVMQRMTLLQEAALERLYRWTQSQCRHIENELLAPLLIKAMSKLEDRPVLYKYVLDEYCTARRSILVGSFIDALTLGHAFGGSSNPIEMHAHDPKRYVGDMLAWLHQAIPVEKENILTLVKACDKTDVSDQIKTALGNITEGLCHPLKSRVEHILAVEAPATVFYSVTTLIRFYQAIITQVVPDSMLTTTLNDLLEQSERSFVTRLQRETRAALGDRAEPPGTDLVPAPSVSRLLSLLNEVLSVASIAEEREKDMLQIVSCVIDPLLQEVNETASRLPTVDMAVYLLNCMHQIQSTLALYEYMDQRLERLQAQADAQLDTLTSEQASSLVANLNLGPIYTILQGREQGPLSLIPGMDPLSVKEFTNKLEAFLVMPDILLLPQISLLQSNTHRTVTQRRSFEVIGAIYKQLYDGCHDPKNNYQNPNSLFTRTPEELLKALVS, from the exons ATGAACACAAGTAACGTATCGGGGGGAAGCTCCATCTTGATACAACGTGTTGATAAGCTTCTCGAGTCTCGACTTGAAAATGACAAG GATACTTTAGAAGCTCTCAAAGAACTGTCAACTTTCTTTACTGACAATACACTGAACGCGCGAAGAAATTTGCGGAGCAAAATAGAGCGGAGGAGCTTGCACATTAACGAAGACTTTTTATCGGCATTTAGAGAAGTAAAATCCGCCTTGGATGGGATATACGACGATGTCGTAGCCATGAACTCCTCTGTCCAAACTATGACCAATCAGTTGCAAACCACCAAAACACAGACACTCCAACTGATCGATCAAACTACGAAGTTACAAAATGAAAG caaaaaattgtcaatgCAGCAAGATGTCGCTAATACATTTATCAAGAACTTCCAACTAACTTCGTCTGAACTCGCTATACTGCACGGCCCCTCCCGAGAAGCGCCCATTACCAACGAGTTCTTTGCTGTTGCTGATCGTGTACAG GAGATACATAGCAACTGCCGAATCTTGATGCAATCTGGCTACCAAACGTTGGCGCTAGACGTTATGCAGAGAATGACACTGCTCCAAGAAGCGGCATTGGAAAGGCTATATCGCTGGACGCAAAGCCAGTGTAGACACATTGAGAATGAGCTGCTTGCTCCCCTATTAATCAAAGCAATGAGCAAGCTGGAAGATCGGCCTGTTCTCTACAA ATACGTATTAGACGAGTATTGTACTGCCAGGAGATCCATTTTGGTTGGATCATTCATTGATGCGCTAACACTTGGCCACGCATTTGGCGGTAGTTCCAATCCGATAGAAATGCACGCTCATGACCCAAAGCGGTATGTTGGAGACATGCTTGCCTGGCTACACCAGGCCATTCCagtagagaaagaaaatatattaacGCTAGTAAAAGCATGCGATAAAACAG ATGTATCGGATCAGATTAAAACAGCTCTCGGTAATATAACAGAGGGTTTGTGCCACCCGTTGAAATCCAGGGTTGAACATATCCTTGCGGTGGAAGCTCCTGCAACAGTTTTCTATTCTGTAACAACATTGATCAGATTTTATCAGGCGATAATAACGCAAGTCGTGCCTGACAGCATGTTGACAACTACCCTCAACGATCTCTTGGAGCAAAGTGAACGTAGTTTCGTTACTCGACTTCAGAGAGAAACTCGAGCTGCTTTGGGAGATCGCGCTGAGCCACCAGGCACCGATCTGGTTCCAGCACCATCGGTTTCCAGGCTGCTCTCTCTCCTCAACGAAGTTCTCTCGGTTGCCAGCATAgctgaagagagagagaaagacatGCTTCAA ATTGTATCCTGCGTGATCGATCCGTTATTGCAAGAAGTTAATGAAACTGCATCGAGATTACCAACCGTGGATATGGCTGTGTATCTTCTGAACTGTATGCATCAAATACAATCTACTTTGGCCTTGTACGAGTACATGGATCAGAGACTGGAAAGACTACAG GCGCAAGCAGATGCGCAGCTGGATACTCTGACGTCTGAACAAGCTAGTTCTTTGGTTGCAAATTTAAATCTTGGCCCAATATACACGATCCTGCAAGGGCGAGAACAAGGCCCACTCTCATTGATCCCTGGAATGGATCCACTGAGTGTAAAAGAATTCACG AACAAACTGGAAGCGTTTCTGGTGATGCCGGACATTCTTTTGCTACCTCAAATCAGCTTGTTACAGAGCAATACGCATCGAACAGTTACGCAGAGACGATCGTTTGAAGTTATTGGTGCAATATACAAACAGCTTTATGACGGTTGTCATGATCCTAAAAATAACTATCAAAATCCAAATAGCTTATTCACAAGAACACCGGAGGAACTATTGAAAGCGCTAGTCTCTTAA